A genomic window from Motacilla alba alba isolate MOTALB_02 chromosome 2, Motacilla_alba_V1.0_pri, whole genome shotgun sequence includes:
- the CLEC3B gene encoding tetranectin yields the protein MALRGACLLLCLLSLAQVSGQQNGKARQKPAASKKDGVSLKMIEDLKAMIDNISQEVALLKEKQALQTVCLKGTKIHLKCFLAFSETKTYHEASENCISQGGTLSTPQNGEENDALYDYMRKSIGSEAEVWLGLNDMATEGKWVDMTGSPIRYKNWETEITTQPDGGKLENCAALSGTANGKWFDKRCREQLPYVCQFMIV from the exons ATGGCGCTCCGCGGAgcctgcctcctcctctgcctcctctccctcgCCCAGGTCTCCGGCCAGCAGAACGGCAAAGCCCGCCAAAAACCGGCGGCTTCCAAGAAAG ATGGTGTGAGCCTCAAAATGATTGAAGACCTGAAGGCTATGATTGACAACATCTCTCAGGAGGTTGCTCtactgaaggaaaagcaagcaCTCCAGACAG TCTGCCTGAAGGGCACCAAAATTCATCTGAAATGCTTTCTGGCGTTTTCGGAGACCAAGACATACCACGAGGCCAGCGAGAACTGCATCTCTCAGGGCGGCACGCTTAGCACGCCCCAGAACGGGGAGGAGAACGATGCCCTCTACGACTACATGCGCAAGAGCATCGGCTCGGAGGCCGAGGTCTGGCTGGGCCTCAACGACATGGCCACGGAGGGCAAGTGGGTCGACATGACGGGCAGCCCCATCCGCTACAAGAACTGGGAGACTGAAATCACCACCCAGCCCGACGGTGGCAAGCTGGAAAACTGTGCGGCTTTGTCAGGAACCGCCAATGGCAAGTGGTTCGACAAGAGGTGCCGAGAGCAGCTGCCCTACGTCTGCCAGTTCATGATCGTGTAG
- the CDCP1 gene encoding CUB domain-containing protein 1, protein MAAGPALAALLAALLAASAQLHPREASFTISLHKADNTTVTMKLKPGLSASCRIRMKYVIMSELKIKPGDNVTFTFTCNTPEKYFITEIQKNIDCVSGPCPFGDVHLYPPGLPRLNRTYIWDVKASTKAGLELKFSTSWLRQIEPGETCPDSVSYNINSCIDNATVNIGTFCRNGSVSRIKLLGGVVMSLHLPWHLPLTTSGFNIANRASIKRLCIIESILKRESSITLMSPNYPLGFPEDELMTWQFVIPPSMRASVFFHNYSLSNCERKEERVEYYIPGSPSNPEVFKLSDSQPANIAGSFNMSLQGCDQDAQNPGILRLLFQVVVQHPQVDENVTYLVDLSKEKNVTVTIHLEGWPRHIPLMSDPICLICKDPRTCDHVLTLTSGAVYRISFLCKDLSRLRITAEKGIGCMDIRWCQKKIYSLSVPKAITRLPIRLHKFIWKLLATDMINVEIMSPSLKLQQNPEQRCNTSYSYSIVSATPETELNVGVFCPGGSIEKIQMRNNITISLRTSGKGLINESIPQDLKMSFVPHIKEECIFTVSPNPKAKVYLQTPNGLYGLPPYVSISWFIVVPSKQTARLGFSKDRMGIACETGRAYVNIKEDIQGAEEIVRREDELLPQPRNMLHNFWVNVSNCRPVDKTQLTLQFWVTLADKQIDLGIIVAVAAGAAVLTVIGLAVCCVKKKKKKTQNPMVGVYNDNVNTQMPGKKGLFGRERQNNESHVYAVIDDAVVYGHLLKESNGSVSPEVDVYRPFDGPVGSLPPSPPPFSFRKDIKRSSNTEEEPLPLTDTDQDTYTFAHQKSGQSEDNGDANKKDKGDTSVPLLENKEQDGLVE, encoded by the exons cttCCTTCACAATCTCTCTTCATAAAGCGGACAACACCACAGTTACGATGAAACTGAAGCCCGGTCTTTCAGCAAGCTGTCGAATCCGCATGAAATATGTCATCATGTCTGAACTCAAGATAAAGCCCGGGGACAATGTGACTTTTACCTTCACCTGTAATACTCCAGAGAAGTATTTCatcacagaaattcagaaaaatattg ACTGTGTGTCAGGCCCATGTCCCTTTGGAGATGTTCATCTTTACCCACCGGGGCTACCTCGCCTTAACAGGACTTACATCTGGGACGTGAAGGCAAGTACAAAAGCTGGACTTGAACTAAAATTTTCTACCTCCTGGCTAAGACAGATTGAACCAGGAGAGACGTGCCCAGACTCCGTTAGCTACAACATCAACAGCTGTATTGATAACGCCACGGTCAACATTGGCACTTTCTGCAGGAATGGCTCCGTGTCTCGCATCAAGCTGCTGGGAGGAGTTGTcatgtccctgcacctcccGTGGCACTTGCCTCTCACCACCTCAGGCTTCAACATAGCCAACAGGGCTTCCATAAAAC GGTTATGCATCATTGAATCCATTTTGAAGAGGGAGTCTTCAATCACCCTGATGTCCCCTAACTATCCGCTGGGCTTTCCAGAAGATGAGCTGATGACGTGGCAGTTTGTGATTCCTCCCAGCATGAGAGCAAGCGTGTTCTTCCACAACTACAGCCTCTCCAACTgtgaaaggaaggaggagagggtGGAGTACTACATCCCTGGCTCCCCCAGCAACCCAGAGGTGTTCAAGCTGAGCGACAGCCAGCCTGCCAATATTGCTGGCAGTTTCAacatgtccctgcagggctgtgatcAGGATGCCCAGAACCCGGGCATTCTCCGCCTGCTATTCCAAGTTGTCGTTCAGCACCCGCAGGTTGATGAGA ATGTCACCTATTTGGTCGACCTGAGCAAGGAGAAGAACGTGACTGTGACAATACACTTGGAAGGGTGGCCCAGGCACATCCCCCTCATGTCTGATCCCATATGCCTGATCTGCAAGGATCCTCGCACTTGCGACCATGTCTTGACTTTAACCTCTGGTGCTGTCTACAGAATCTCCTTTCTGTGCAAGGACTTGTCCCGGCTGAGGATCACGGCTGAAAAAGGAATAG GCTGTATGGATATTCGTTGGTGTCAGAAGAAGATCTATTCCCTTTCAGTGCCCAAGGCTATTACTCGATTGCCAATTCGACTGCATAAGTTTATTTGGAAGCTCTTGGCCACTGATATGATCAACGTAGAAATTATGTCTCCGTCCTTGAAACTTCAGCAAaacccagagcagaggtgcaACACGAGCTACAGTTACAGCATTGTTAGTGCCACCCCAGAGACAGAGCTGAATGTTGGTGTATTCTGTCCCGGTGGATCTATTGAAAAGATTCAGATGAGGAATAATATCACCATATCCTTAAGAACATCTGGTAAAGGACTCATCAATGAGTCTATCCCTCAGGATCTGAAAATGTCTTTCGTGCCACATATTAAAG AGGAGTGCATATTCACCGTGAGTCCAAATCCAAAAGCTAAAGTTTACTTGCAGACTCCCAACGGGCTTTATGGTTTACCTCCTTATGTTTCCATATCCTGGTTCATCGTTGTGCCCAGCAAGCAAACTGCCCGCCTCGGGTTCTCCAAGGACCGCATGGGCATTGCCTGTGAGACGGGCCGTGCCTACGTCAACATCAAGGAAGACAttcagggagcagaggagattGTGCGCCGCGAGGATGagctcctgcctcagccccGAAATATGCTCCACAACTTCTGGGTGAACGTCTCCAACTGTAGACCTGTGGATAAGACACAGCTGACCTTGCAGTTCTGGGTGACTTTGGCTGACAAGCAGATAG ACCTCGGAATCATAGTTGCTGTGGCGGCCGGGGCTGCAGTTCTCACAGTGATTGGACTGGCCGTGTGCTGTGTTAAGAAGAA gaagaagaaaacccAGAATCCCATGGTGGGAGTGTACAATGATAACGTGAATACCCAGATGCCtggaaaaaaaggtttattcGGAAGAGAGAGGCAAAACAATGAGTCTCATGTCTATGCAGTTATTGATGATGCTGTGGTCTATGGACACTTGCTGAAGGAGTCCAATGGCTCAGTCTCTCCAGAAGTCGATGTCTACCGGCCTTTTGATGGACCCGTTGGTAGCTTGCCACCTTCTCCACCTCCATTCTCCTTCAGAAAAGACATTAAACGCTCTTCTAACACTGAGGAGGAACCTCTGCCCCTGACGGACACAGACCAAGACACTTACACGTTTGCTCATCAGAAATCAGGGCAGTCAGAGGACAATGGAGATGCAAACAAAAAGGATAAGGGAGATACAAGCGTGCCCTTGCTGGAAAATAAGGAACAGGATGGTTTAGTGGAGTAA